A window of Salvia splendens isolate huo1 unplaced genomic scaffold, SspV2 ctg240, whole genome shotgun sequence contains these coding sequences:
- the LOC121789444 gene encoding probable serine/threonine-protein kinase PBL19 translates to MDFNPIPNHIYRFPRQKIQHAIRHQHELGRGGFGVVYRGTIRRQGERTRSAAFKMVLRGDFFRQEVAVLDIVQSMNVIEIIGVCEELRTIVVEYAQNRTLSYHLRHPDSMTDFPWCTRIKVLVGLCRALSHVHGCGYIHRDVKSENVLLMNDFTPKLSDFGAAIMIDEEPHPCILSVGYTDPDYLHPLKSENVKFHLDIYAFGVVILEALTGRPAFEIDGFGRTFRLDTWVRGLLLDEILHEEFRNLEQAPDLEIAALDGENTNIPEALKDYPECAQGLPEAANYQRWTNAVGNA, encoded by the exons ATGGATTTCAATCCAATCCCTAACCATATCTACCGATTCCCTAGACAAAAGATCCAGCACGCGATTCGCCATCAACACGAGCTAGGCCGCGGTGGCTTTGGGGTGGTGTATCGAGGAACCATCCGACGTCAAGGAGAGAGGACACGCTCAGCAGCCTTCAAAATGGTGTTGCGGGGTGATTTCTTTCGACAAGAAGTTGCGGTGCTCGATATTGTGCAAAGTATGAATGTAATTGAAATTATAGGCGTTTGCGAAGAATTGCGGACTATCGTGGTTGAGTATGCTCAGAATCGAACTCTGAGTTACCATCTCCGGCATCCAGACTCAATGACGGATTTCCCATGGTGTACACGGATCAAGGTCTTGGTTGGCCTTTGTAGAGCGTTGTCTCACGTCCACGGGTGCGGCTACATTCATCGGGACGTCAAATCGGAAAATGTGTTACTGATGAATGATTTCACTCCTAAATTGAGTGATTTCGGGGCTGCAATAATGATCGATGAAGAACCTCATCCGTGTATTTTGTCCGTAGGCTACACTGATCCTGATTATTTGCATCCCTTAAAGAGTGAAAATGTTAAGTTTCATTTGGATATCTACGCATTTGGAGTAGTTATCCTAGAAGCGTTGACTGGACGTCCTGCCTTTGAGATTGATGGCTTCGGAAGGACATTCCGATTGGACACATGGGTTCGAGGGCTTTTGCTCGACGAGATTCTACATGAAGAATTCAGGAACTTGGAGCAAGCGCCCGACTTGGAGATTGCTGCACTGGACGGAGAGAATACTAACATTCCTGAGGCTCTTAAGGACT ATCCAGAATGTGCTCAAGGCCTGCCCGAGGCCGCCAATTATCAAAGGTGGACGAATGCTGTTGGCAATGCTTAG
- the LOC121789445 gene encoding probable serine/threonine-protein kinase PBL28, whose amino-acid sequence MDFNPIPNHIYRFPRQKIQHAIRHQHELGRGGFGVVYRGTIRRQGERTRSAAFKMVLRGDFFRQEVAVLDIVQSMNVIEIIGVCEELRTIVVEYAQNRTLSYHLRHPDSMTDFPWCTRIKVLVGLCRALSHVHGCGYIHRDVKSENVLLMNDFTPKLSDFGAAIMIDEEPHPCILSVGYTDPDYLHPLKSENVKFHLDIYAFGVVILEALTGRPAFEIDGFGRTFRLDTWVRGLLLDEILHEEFRNLEQAPDLEIAALDGENTNIPEALKDCIRIARRCLNPEVNQRPNFDQIQNVLKACPRPANYQRWTNAVGNA is encoded by the coding sequence ATGGATTTCAATCCAATCCCTAACCATATCTACCGATTCCCTAGACAAAAGATCCAGCACGCGATTCGCCATCAACACGAGCTAGGCCGCGGTGGCTTTGGGGTGGTGTATCGAGGAACCATCCGACGTCAAGGAGAGAGGACACGCTCAGCAGCCTTCAAAATGGTGTTGCGGGGTGATTTCTTTCGACAAGAAGTTGCGGTGCTCGATATTGTGCAAAGTATGAATGTAATTGAAATTATAGGCGTTTGCGAAGAATTGCGGACTATCGTGGTTGAGTATGCTCAGAATCGAACTCTGAGTTACCATCTCCGGCATCCAGACTCAATGACGGATTTCCCATGGTGTACACGGATCAAGGTCTTGGTTGGCCTTTGTAGAGCGTTGTCTCACGTCCACGGGTGCGGCTACATTCATCGGGACGTCAAATCGGAAAATGTGTTACTGATGAATGATTTCACTCCTAAATTGAGTGATTTCGGGGCTGCAATAATGATCGATGAAGAACCTCATCCGTGTATTTTGTCCGTAGGCTACACTGATCCTGATTATTTGCATCCCTTAAAGAGTGAAAATGTTAAGTTTCATTTGGATATCTACGCATTTGGAGTAGTTATCCTAGAAGCGTTGACTGGACGTCCTGCCTTTGAGATTGATGGCTTCGGAAGGACATTCCGATTGGACACATGGGTTCGAGGGCTTTTGCTCGACGAGATTCTACATGAAGAATTCAGGAACTTGGAGCAAGCGCCCGACTTGGAGATTGCTGCACTGGACGGAGAGAATACTAACATTCCTGAGGCTCTTAAGGACTGTATCCGCATTGCGCGACGTTGTTTGAATCCAGAAGTGAACCAACGCCCAAATTTTGATCAGATCCAGAATGTGCTCAAGGCCTGCCCGAGGCCCGCCAATTATCAAAGGTGGACGAATGCTGTTGGCAATGCTTAG